The proteins below come from a single Prolixibacter sp. NT017 genomic window:
- a CDS encoding diphthine--ammonia ligase, translating to MKLFSSFSGGKDCMLALHRVLSGKEHQVACLLNMCAEDGLRSLSHGLNRGLLERQSQAMNIPVFFQPTGRANYETKLKEVIARLKEDGIEGGIFGDIYLEAHRVWIERVCRESGIIPVFPLWNENTRSLAMEFVSQGFKALTISVRQGVGKEEWLGQLLDNSFFSMLEELEGIDPCGENGEYHSFVFDGPIFEQPVAFTRGKPYTGDNHWFLPLV from the coding sequence ATGAAATTATTTTCATCGTTCAGCGGCGGGAAAGACTGTATGCTTGCCTTACACCGGGTTTTATCCGGCAAAGAGCATCAAGTTGCCTGTCTGCTGAACATGTGTGCGGAGGACGGACTGCGTTCTCTTTCGCACGGACTGAACCGCGGACTGCTTGAACGGCAGTCACAGGCAATGAACATTCCGGTGTTTTTCCAACCTACCGGACGCGCAAACTATGAAACGAAACTCAAAGAGGTCATTGCCCGGCTGAAGGAAGACGGTATTGAAGGTGGCATCTTTGGTGACATTTACCTGGAAGCCCACCGGGTATGGATTGAAAGGGTATGCCGCGAATCGGGCATTATACCGGTTTTTCCTCTTTGGAATGAAAACACCCGTTCACTGGCAATGGAATTTGTCTCCCAGGGATTCAAAGCCCTGACGATTTCGGTGCGACAAGGGGTCGGAAAAGAAGAATGGCTGGGGCAACTACTCGATAACTCGTTTTTCTCAATGCTGGAAGAACTGGAAGGAATCGATCCGTGTGGCGAGAATGGAGAATACCATTCTTTCGTGTTTGATGGCCCCATCTTTGAACAGCCGGTTGCGTTCACCCGCGGAAAGCCCTATACCGGCGATAATCACTGGTTTCTTCCACTTGTTTAA
- a CDS encoding ABC transporter substrate-binding protein has product MQKKLVSILPLLLWVSVCLGNQPPTRIISLAPSLTQEIFLLGSGHRLVGDTRYCVVPEAAKHVEKVATAMEVNVEKVVRLRPDLVVATSLTSPETITTLKKMGLKVEVFPQPLNYAQICEQFMRLASRLGKTKCADSIVAASKERLDALRSKHTPTFHPAVFMEIGTKPLFTAIGGTFLDDFITQLGGSNIAHDATSGLYSREEVLRQNPDVIIIVTMGIAGREEKKRWEQFPKLKAVQNHQVFIVDSYQLCSPTPVSFIDGLEKVDNLIHQHQKNKQHD; this is encoded by the coding sequence ATGCAAAAAAAACTTGTCAGCATCCTTCCGTTGCTTCTATGGGTATCGGTATGCCTGGGAAACCAGCCACCAACACGCATTATATCACTGGCTCCGTCGCTGACCCAGGAGATATTCCTCCTGGGGAGCGGCCACCGGTTGGTGGGCGACACCCGTTACTGTGTTGTACCGGAAGCAGCAAAACACGTGGAGAAAGTGGCCACAGCCATGGAAGTAAATGTAGAAAAAGTAGTACGGCTCCGACCTGATTTAGTCGTCGCTACCTCTTTAACATCACCGGAAACGATAACCACACTGAAAAAGATGGGACTGAAAGTGGAGGTATTTCCGCAGCCCCTCAATTACGCTCAAATATGTGAGCAGTTTATGCGTCTGGCCAGTCGACTGGGAAAGACGAAGTGTGCCGATTCGATTGTGGCTGCATCAAAAGAACGCCTGGATGCACTGCGTAGCAAACACACTCCAACTTTTCATCCGGCTGTATTCATGGAGATCGGGACCAAACCGCTCTTTACTGCCATTGGCGGAACCTTTCTGGATGATTTTATCACACAACTCGGCGGCAGCAACATTGCACACGATGCAACCAGCGGTCTCTATTCCCGGGAGGAAGTGCTGCGCCAAAACCCCGATGTCATCATCATTGTCACCATGGGAATCGCCGGCCGGGAAGAAAAGAAGCGCTGGGAACAATTCCCCAAGTTGAAGGCAGTACAGAACCACCAAGTATTCATTGTCGACTCTTACCAGCTATGCAGTCCAACCCCGGTCTCATTCATCGACGGACTGGAAAAAGTAGACAACCTAATTCATCAACATCAAAAGAACAAACAACATGACTAA